From Solibaculum mannosilyticum:
CTGCTTTGATGGGCGCCTGTGCGCAAAGGAACATCTGTCTTTCCTTCTACTCTCCCAGAGGAAAGTTTTACTGCCAGACAGCTGGACAATCCCTGGGAAACGTTCTGCTTCGCCGGGAACAGTTCCGTCGCGCCGACAGCCCTTTGGCCTGCCGGGATCTGGCCCAGTTTTTCTTAACCGGTAAACTCTACAATTCCCGCTGGGTATTGGAACGCACCATTCGGGATCACGCTTTACGAGTGGATGTGGATCGACTAAAGGACGTCAGCCGGATGCTCGGTTCTGCCATCAAGTCCTTACAAGACCAGCCGAATACCGACGCTATGCGAGGTGTGGAGGGCGCTGCGGCCAGTCAATATTTCAGCGTATTTGACCACTTGATCCTTCAAAACAAATCCGATTTCTTTTTTCAGGGTCGATCCCGTCGTCCGCCTTTGGACAGGATGAACGCAATCCTCTCCTTTGTCTATACATTACTTGCTTCCGACTGTGCCGCTGCCTTGCGAGGTGTTGGACTCGATCCTTATGTGGGTTTCCTTCATACCGATCGATCGGGACGTGCTTCTCTTGCTCTGGATCTTATGGAAGAACTACGCCCTGTCTTAGGGGACCGCTTTGCACTGACTTTGGTCAACAGCCGCATGATCCATCCAAACCAGTTTGAGCTCCAGGACAGCGGCGCTGTATTTTTAAACGAAGCGGGACGCAAAGCCGTTTTGTCCGCCTGGCAGGAAAAAAAGCGGGATACATTGACCCATCCGTTCCTGAGGGAAAAGATCCCCTGGGGATTGGTCCCTTATTTGCAGGCGCTTCTTCTCTCCCGGTATCTTCGCGGCGATTTGGACGCTTATCCACCATTTCTATGGAAGTGAAATAAAATGCTGGTTCTCATCACTTACGACGTCAGCACGGATACTGCTGCCGGACGTAAACGGCTTCATAAGGTCGCTAAAACCTGTGTGAACTGGGGTCAAAGAGTGCAAAACAGTGTGTTTGAATGCAAAGTGGATGCCGCTCAATATGCACAATTAAAAGATCTTTTATCACAGATCATTGATCTGGAAAAAGACAGCATCCGTTTTTATAACTTGGGAGACCGCTATCATAGACGTATTGAACATATGGGAATTCGTTCAGGATATGATGTTGAAGGTGTCTTGATGGTGTGATATTTCCTATTTCTCCCTTATGTTATCTCTGGTGCGACAGATAAGCTATCAGAAAATTGCCTAGTCTTTCGCACCAGATTAATGGATGATAACCATCCTTTTTCCCAAGGGAAATGTATACTCTTTTTATGTTGTTTTTCTTTTGTCTTAGGATTCTGTTTAAGTCTACAAGATCAGCAATTATTTTTGTCTGATTTTGCTGTCGCACCTCACTCGAGGTGCGTGGATTGAAATATTATCCTCCGGCCAAGAGGCATTGCCCTTGACCAGATGTCGCACCTCACTCGAGGTGCGTGGATTGAAATAGGTGGGTTCCCGTGCCAGCCACACAGCGTCATCGGGTCGCACCTCACTCGAGGTGCGTGGATTGAAATATGGGAATATGAGGGTACAGAGCTGGCAATCCATGCGTCGCACCTCACTCGAGGTGCGTGGATTGAAATGCAGCCAATACGTCCGCCACATGTCCGGCATCGTCAGGTCGCACCTCACTCGAGGTGCGTGGATTGAAATGCGCCGCGGACAAAAAAATTATCACTATGATAATCGTCGCACCTCACTCGAGGTGCGTGGATTGAAATTGTACCGTGCCTCGGGCCGCGCGAGGTGCGGCCCGAGGGTCGCACCTCACTCGAGGTGCGTGGATTGAAATGTGCATACATGTCAATGCCCCACATAAGTCATTGTTAAGTCGCACCTCACTCGAGGTGCGTGGATTGAAATAGGGTAACATTGAGTAACATTGCGCAACATTGAATGTCGCACCTCACTCGAGGTGCGTGGATTGAAATGCTTTCGGAAATAAGATTCCAATAGCTCAACTCTTTGTCGCACCTCACTCGAGGTGCGTGGATTGAAATTCTATCCTGAAGCGCCGCTATATCAGCATCGTAGGCGTCGCACCTCACTCGAGGTGCGTGGATTGAAATCAGACTTAATACCAGGGGATACGGTTTGTGCTTGTCGCACCTCACTCGAGGTGCGTGGATTGAAATCGTAATTGATCTGGAAACGGAAAGAAAACAATCTGTAGTCGCACCTCACTCGAGGTGCGTGGATTGAAATATACGCTGGAGGCGCTTGGCTATGACCCCTATGTGGTCGCACCTCACTCGAGGTGCGTGGATTGAAATTGGGTCTGTGATAATCAGGCGGAAGTGCTTATCAATGTGTCGCACCTCACTCGAGGTGCGTGGATTGAAATTTCTTTGCTGATGCCGTATGGATCGCTGCCTTGGGTCGCACCTCACTCGAGGTGCGTGGATTGAAATTGCCCCGGAGGGGGCGTATAAAACATCATATGAATGGGTCGCACCTCACTCGAGGTGCGTGGATTGAAATACGCCGGAGGCTATATATATTTCAGGAGCTTCGGGCGTCGCACCTCACTCGAGGTGCGTGGATTGAAATTGCCCCGGAGGGGGCGTATGAAACATCATATGAATGGGTCGCACCTCACTCGAGGTGCGTGGATTGAAATTGTATGACGATATCATTGCCGAGGCAGCCAAGCTAGTCGCACCTCACTCGAGGTGCGTGGATTGAAATCGCATGCCTGGAGCCAACAATGTGGTGGAGGGCTCGGTCGCACCTCACTCGAGGTGCGTGGATTGAAATAAGGTAGATGGTGAGAGCCGGTGTCTCATCCTCAGGTCGCACCTCACTCGAGGTGCGTGGATTGAAATACGATGCAACGCAAATGCAGAGGACTATGGAAAGGGTCGCACCTCACTCGAGGTGCGTGGATTGAAATTGAGATAATTTTCATCTAAGGTAGATCGTTCCGCTAACACGCGTCGCACCTCACTCGAGGTGCGTGGATTGAAATTGATCAATGAAAAAAGAAGGCAAAAAATGACAGGTCGCACCTCACTCGAGGTGCGTGGATTGAAATCCGGTCGATGTAGACCGGATTACACGCGAGCTGAAAGTCGCACCTCACTCGAGGTGCGTGGATTGAAATTTTGCCGAGGCCCTCAGTGTAACAGCTGGGGGCCAGTCGCACCTCACTCGAGGTGCGTGGATTGAAATGAGGATTGGAAATTATGTTAAGCGATGGGATGACGTCGCACCTCACTCGAGGTGCGTGGATTGAAATTCCTTCGCCACCTCCAAGATTTTCACCAATTTCGTCGCACCTCACTCGAGGTGCGTGGATTGAAATACCCTCGTTCGAACATATGTTCTGGAAAAAATGAGTCGCACCTCACTCGAGGTGCGTGGATTGAAATTGCGCGGTTGTGGCTAGGCCAGGGCACCTTGAAATTAGTCGCACCTCACTCGAGGTGCGTGGATTGAAATCATGCCTGATCCGCGGATTAGGCATAAAGAGTATCCGTCGCACCTCACTCGAGGTGCGTGGATTGAAATCTGCGTGATGACCTACGACTCAATCATGCACGCCGCCGGTCGCACCTCACTCGAGGTGCGTGGATTGAAATTGTATAATTAGGCCCAGCCACGCGATGGCTGGGGTCGCACCTCACTCGAGGTGCGTGGATTGAAATTCCGAACGTATGTTCGTAAAACGAATACAAAAGAGGGGTCGCACCTCACTCGAGGTGCGTGGATTGAAATATTCGTCCTCCGCCTGCATGGCGGGGAGAAAATATAGGGTCGCACCTCACTCGAGGTGCGTGGATTGAAATTCTTTCCGCAAGGCTATGGCGGCATTGGGTGTACGTCGCACCTCACTCGAGGTGCGTGGATTGAAATATTGTCAGCGGTAAAGGGTATGACATTGCCAGCGTCGCACCTCACTCGAGGTGCGTGGATTGAAATATCTGACTATCTGTGTCATATGTATCGTCTTCCACGAAAGTCGCACCTCACTCGAGGTGCGTGGATTGAAATGTCGAGTGCAGAAGACAAAAGGCAGTGCGATTACTGGTCGCACCTCACTCGAGGTGCGTGGATTGAAATGTACCGGCACAACTGCACTGTCAGTCCTTGTGTGTCGCACCTCACTCGAGGTGCGTGGATTGAAATATCATCTTCCACCAGCGGACAATCGTCAATCAGTACGTCGCACCTCACTCGAGGTGCGTGGATTGAAATGGAAGCTTACGGAAAAGCGATCCACGCATTGTTTGTCGCACCTCACTCGAGGTGCGTGGATTGAAATTACCAAATCCTATGCTATCATATGGGTGTACCGAGGTGTCGCACCTCACTCGAGGTGCGTGGATTGAAATGTACCGGAGCGTGGCCGCCGCGCGAGTGGCGGCCCTGTCGCACCTCACTCGAGGTGCGTGGGTTGAAATGTCAACTACTACATCATGAACACCAATGGTAACAGGAAGTCACACCTTTCTTGAGATGTGCGGTTTAAAATAATGTCGCAGCTTACTCAAGGTATAAGGGTGTCTTCTTTTCTAAAATCTATCCTTGATTTTTGGAATTTTTCTGTGCAAAAAAGATCTTGACATCTTTTTTTATCGCTTTATAATTGATATATCAATTGTTGATATATCATGAGGTGATATACTTTGGAAAATACTTTTCACATGTTGTTGTATCGAGCTTTTCACGCTCAACGCAATTATCTTCGTCCGTTTTTGGACGATATTGGCCTTGGTTCCGGTCAGCCAAAGCTCATCGCTTATCTGGCGGAAAAAGGCCCTTGTCATCAACGTCAGTTAGCCGACTATTTTGAAGTGGATCCTGCTGCTATCTGTCGGATGCTCGATTCTCTCGAAAAGGGTGGTTTTATTGTCCGTCAAGTGGATCTCTCCAATCGACGCGCCGGTTTAGTAGGCCTGACCGATAAAGGAATACTGGCCAATCAAATGTGGCAAAATCACTGCCGGGATATGGAGCAAGTTTTGTTGAACGGGTTCTCTTCTTTGGAAAAAGAGCAATTCGCCCAGTATCTCGCCCGTGCTTACCATAATTTCCATCAGCACAGGCAATCATAATCCTATAAGGAGGTGCTATGATGAACGATCTCAAACGATTGCTCCATTACTTGGGACCTTATCGCAAGGACATGATCTTAGGTGCACTTCTCGTATTCGCTGAGACACTCTTTGAACTGATTATCCCTATCCTTATGGCGGATATTATCGACGTCGGTGTAGCCAATCATGATATTCCCTTCATTCTCCAAAAGGGAATTCAAATGGGGATTTGCGCAATCTTATCTTTGCTTACCGGTCTGCTTTATGCTCGATACGCTGCCCGTGCCTCCTATGGATTTGGTTCCCGGATCCGGGAGGCTCAGTACGAGAAACTTCAGCATTATTCCTTCGCCAACTTGGATCATTTTGAAACTTCCTCGTTGGTCACCCGCATGACCACCGATGTCACCGTACTGCAAAATGCCATCAACGGTGGCTTCCGTCCGATGGCCCGTGGACCGGTTATGTTGATCCTGGGGGTGGGACTCTCCTTTTGGATGAACGCCAAACTAGCCATCGTTTTCTTAGTGTGCACTCCTATCCTTGCCTTGACGTTGTTCTTTATTGTGCGGAAAGTATCCCCTATGTATCACCGGCTGCAAAAAGCTATGGATCGTTTAAACGACGTCGTTCAGGAGGGCTTGACGGCTATCCGTGCAGTCAAAGCCTTTGTCCGCGGCGACTACGAGGAGGAAAAATTCAAAAGCGTCAACGACGATCTGATGCAAACCAGTCAACGCACCTTTCACTTCGCCGTATTAAACCTCCCGGCTTTCCAGTTTACCATGTATGCGGCTGCAGTACTTATTATGTGGTTCGGCGGGAATATGATCCTCCAAAGCCAGCTGCAGGTGGGAGATCTCACCGGCTTTTTAAGCTATGTGTTGCAGGTCATGAACGCTTTGATGATGATTTCCAGCGTGTTTTTACTCCTCACCCGGTCGCTTGCCAGCGCCAAGCGCATCGTGGAGGTTCTGGATGAAGAACCTACGTTATCTTCCCCAAAGGAATCTTTATCCCAAGTTCCAGATGGAAGCGTCCGATTTGAACACGTATCTTTCCGCTATTCCAAAGACGCCCAAGAGGATGCACTGTCGGACATCAGTCTGACCATCCCCTCTGGACAGACGGTCGGCATCTTAGGAGGTACCGGTTCCGCCAAAACCACTTTGGTCCAGTTGATCCCCCGCCTCTACGATGCCACAGAGGGAAGTGTACTGGTCGGCGGGAATGATGTACGTAAATACGATGTGGAGGCCCTGCGGGATGCCGTCGGAATTGTTCTCCAAAAAAACGTACTATTTTCCGGCACTGTGCGCGAAAACCTCCTATGGGGCAATGAGAGCGCCGATGACGAAACCCTTTGGGAAGCATGCCGCGCCGCTTGTGCCGATGAATTCCTCAAACGCATGCCCAAGGGTCTGGATACCGATCTGGGACAAGGAGGAGTCAATGTTTCCGGCGGGCAAAAACAGAGGTTGTGCATCGCAAGGACCCTTCTCAAGCATCCCAAGATCCTTATCTTCGACGACTCCACCAGCGCCGTAGACACCGCTACCGAAGGCCGGATCCGCGCCTCCTTGGCCCAGATGAAAGACATGACCAAAATTATCATCGCCCAGCGCGTCACTTCGGTTATGGATACCGATCAAATCATCATTTTAGACGATGGCAAAATCCACGCCATCGGCACGCATCACGACCTGCTGGATCACGATCCCATTTATCAGGAAATTTATGCGTCCCAGATGAAAGGAGGGGATCCTCATGGCGCAGAACAATGCAAAACGTCCTAAGAATCTGGGTTCTACCATCGGTTCTTTGCTCTCCTACATGGGAAGGCACAAGCTTCTCCTTCTAGTGGTCGCCGTCTTGGTCACCGTCAGCGCCTTGGCCAATCTGCTGGGTACCTATATGATCCGCCCGGTGGTCAACAATCTGGCGGATGGCAGTCTCCAAACGCTGGCCATCGGCGTTCTGGTCACCGCCGCGATCTATGGCATCGGCGTTCTGGCGGCCTACGGCTACACCCAGACCATGGTCAAAGCCGCTCAAAAAGTTCTGTTCGACATCCGCAGGGATCTGTTTTCCCATCTTCAGACCCTCCCTCTCCGCTTTTTCGATACCCAACGTCACGGCGACATTATGAGCTATTTTACCAACGATGTGGATACCATCTCCGAGGCCCTCAACAACAGCTTCACCATGGTCATCCAGAGCTTCATCCAGATTGTTGGCACCTTTGTCCTTCTGTTTGTCCTCAACTGGAGGCTCTCCTTGGTGGCGGTGGTGTGCTACGGCGCCATGTTCTTCTACATCCGTTACAGCGGTAAGCGTAGCAAACAATATTTTACCCGTCAACAGGTCATCCTAGGCGATTTGGACGGCTATGTAGAAGAAATGATCGGCGGTCAAAAGGTGGTCAAAGTCTTTAACCACGAGGAGGAAAATCTCAAAACCTTCCGGGAGAAAAATGAAAAACTCCGCAAAGCCGGTACCAGTGCCCAGACGTACGCCGCCACGATGATCCCGGCCATTGTCAGCATCTCCTACATCAATTACGCTATTGTAGCCGTGCTGGGCGGCATCATGGCGATGAACGGTCAAACCGATGTGGGCAGTCTGGCAAGCTACCTGGTGTTTGTCCGCCAGGCCGCCATGCCTCTCAACCAGTTCACGCAACAGAGCAACTTTCTCCTAGCCGCGTTGGCCGGCGCTGAACGCATCTTTGACGCTATGAAACAGCAGCCGGAAGTGGACGAAGGTACCATCGATTTGGTCAATGTCCGGGACCAGGACGGTAAACTGACGGCCTGCAACGAAAAAACCGGGCGTTGGGCTTGGTCGGAAACAGGAAAGCAACTGGTCCCTCTCAAGGGAGACGTCCGGTTTGAACACGTCACCTTCAGCTACGACGGGAAGCATCCCATTTTAAAGGACATCAGCCTCTACGCCAAACCCGGCCAGAAAATCGCCTTTGTGGGTTCTACCGGCGCAGGAAAAACCACCATCACCAATCTCATCAACCGGTTTTACGACGTACAGGAAGGACGTCTGCTTTACGATGGGATCGACGTGCGCAGCATCCGCAAAGACGCCCTGCGCCGTTCCCTCGGGATGGTTCTACAGGATACCCATCTCTTTACCGGCACCATTGCCGACAACATCCGCTTTGGTAAACTGGACGCCACACAGGATGAAATTATCCATGCCGCTAAAATCGCCAATGCCCACTCCTTTATCCGCCGTCTTCCCCAGGGGTATGACACAGTCCTGACCTCCGACGGCGCCAATCTATCCCAAGGCCAGCGGCAGCTTTTGGCCATCGCACGGGCGGCTGTGGCCGATCCCCCCGTCCTCATCCTGGACGAAGCCACCTCCAGCATCGATACGCGCACGGAAGCTTTGATCGAAAAAGGAATGGACCGTTTGATGGAGGGGCGCACGGTGTTTGTCATTGCCCACCGTCTCTCCACCGTCCGCAACGCCGACGCTATCTTGGTACTGGAACACGGTCAGATTGTGGAACGGGGATGTCACGAAGAACTTCTCGCCCAGAAAGGCGAATACTATCAGCTTTACAACGGTATGTTTGAATTGTCATAGTGCATCTTGCCGAAAAATAATGCAGGCGTCTTCTTTTAACGAATTTATATACTTTCGCCTTTATGAATAAAACAACTGGAAACGATGCTTATTCTCTACAAAACAAGGAGGTTAAGCATCGTTTTTTTGTATTGGTGATGTGTAAAAATCTATATTTTAGTCCTTAACGGTATATTTTTTCAGGGAATTTTCATTTTTTAGGATCATATCACTTCAATCTTTGTTCATTTTCTTCTTTTATGCATATTTGTTACAATTGCCCCTCGTTACGATAAATACAAATTATATGTTTTATTGTTATGTATTTCAATAAAATTGTATATTTTATTCGCTTAATAAAGTATTTCCCGTAAAATCTAAAAAAAATACAGTTTGAAAAACTCGATTTTTGTAGTAAAATTATCTTGTCGCTGGTAGAAAAACGCCTAATAATCGCTCACGAAAAAGAGCGTGTTTATGGAGAATCAACAACTGATTCTTTGTGTTTTTTCTTCACAAGGCTCTTTGTTCTACCGATTCTGTTGACTGAATTTTAGGAAGGAGGAAGATGCCCCGCTCTGTTTCGAACAAATCCGTCTGTTTTTTTGTAGAACAACTGTTGGAAGGATGTCAAATCTTATTATCTTTTTTTAGGAAGGAGAATCCCATTTGAAGAAGGCTCGCAAAGCTCTTGCTTTCATCATGGCCGCTGCAATGTGTGTTGGAACCATGGCTCCTGCTGTTTCCGCCAATGAACCCGACACCACTCCGGCTGATCAAGGATCATCCGCCCCTTATGCGGGCGAAGATAGGATGTACGCTATCGCCACCTCCCACTTGGATACCGTTTGGGTGTGGGATCTGGAAACTACGATTAAACAGTATATCCCCGACACATTAGAGGATAACTTCTCTTTATTTGAGCGTTACCCGGATTACGTCTTCAACTTTGAAGGCGCTTACCGTTATCAATTGATGGAGGAGTATTATCCGGAAGAATTTGAAACCCTGAAGAAGTACATGGATTCCGGCAACTGGAATTTCTCCGGTTCCGGCCTGGAAAACGGCGATGTGAATACCCCTTCTCCAGAGGCCCTCTTCCGTAACTTCCTCTACGGCAACAACTATATTGAGGAAAAATTCGGTGCGGAACAACGTTCTCGTGATGTTTATCTGCCCGACTGTTTCGGTTTTGGATATGCCCTTCCGTCCATCGCAGCACACTCCAATCTTTTGGGCTTCACAACTCAGAAGCTTACTTGGGGCAATTCCTTTGAAAACGGCGCCCTGCCTTTTGACATCGGCACCTGGACCGGCGTAGATGGTTCCACTATCATCGCCAATATCAATCCTGGCAACTATGTATCCACTGCCTCCACCATCCGCAACGACAGCGGTATGATCAACAAGCTCAATAAGAGCAAGTTCTACGGATACAATGCCTCTGCCCGTCTCTTTGGTATGGGCGATATGGGCGGCGGTTCCAGCGCCAGTACGGTTGAGACCGTCCTCAATGAGCAGGCTATGAATGATACGGAAACGATTAAGGTCATCAATGCCACCACCGATCAGCTCTTCTTGGAGATGACAGAAGAAGAAAAGGCCAGTCTCCCCAACTATAACGATGAAATGGTCATGCAGGAGCACGGTACCGGTACCTATACATCCCGTGTGATTTCCAAGCGTTGGAACCGTCAAAACGAATTGATGGCAGATAACGCTGAGCGTTCCCTGGTTACCTCCTCCTGGCTGGGAGCCACCGAGTATCCCCAGGAGAAATTGACCAAGGCTTGGACCAACGTCATTGCCCATCAGTTCCACGACGATATCACCGGCACCAGCATCGATACTGCTTATACCCGTTCTTGGAACGAGTATATGGTCGATTTGAAACAATTTGCCGCAGAATATGAGAACGGTGTGGACGGCGTTGCTTCCGAAATGGATACCTCTGTGGAATCCGGTGTGCCGCTGGTGGTCAATAACCCCGTCGCCGCCGACCGCAACGATCTGGTGGAAGCCACCGTCACCATGCCGGAGGATTGCGCTTCTGTCCGCGTCTATGACGCCGACGGCAACGAAGTCGCATCCCAGGTCCTGGTCAAGGACGGCAATCAGTTTGACATTGTCTTTATGGCTAATGTCGGTTCCATGGGCTACCGCACTTACAACGTCCGCCCCGCAGCCACTGCCTGCGATATGGAATCCAACCTGTCGGTCAGTGAAAACAAGCTCTCCAATGAAAAATACGACGTCACCATCGACGAAAACGGTGATATCTCCAGCATCTTTGATAAAGAGCTGGACAAAGAACTACTCGCTGAACCCATCCGGTTGGCCCTCTTCGACGACACCGAAACCGGTTGGCCTTCGTGGGAACTCAGCATGGGCGACTACTGGAACAAAGAACGCCGTGAATCGGTCAAAGACGAGGCTATGGATATCTCGGTTGTAGAAGACGGTCCAGCCCGTGTGGCCATCCGAGTGGTCCGTCAGCACGGTTCTTCCACTTACGACCAGGTTATCAGCCTGACATCCGGCGGCCAGATCGTGGCTGTGGACAACGTTGTGGACTGGGATGAACGCGCTACCTTGCTGAAAGCCGAGTTCAACCTTACTTCCAGCAATCCCACCGCTACTTACGACTTAGGCTTGGGCGCCATCGAGCGCGGCAACAATACGGATCGTAAGGCCGAAGTACCGCTGCAGAAATGGGCCGACTTGTCTGCCACTGACGACAGCTACGGCGTATCCATCCTCAACGACTGCAAATACGGTATGGATAAATACGACGACGATACTCTGCGTCTCACCCTCATCCATACTCCTAAGGGTGACTATACCCATCACACTAACCATCGGATCGCCAGCGAAGCTACCCAGGATGTCGGTGAAAACCGGTTTGGATTCGCTATCTATGGCCATGAAGGAAACTTCGGTTCCGGCACTCAGATCGAAGCGGAAGCCTTCAACCAGCCGATGAAAGCTTTCCAGACGGTTTCCCATCAGGGTTCCCTGGGCGACGACTACTCCTTCGGTTCCATCAGCAATGAAAACGTCCTGGTACGTGCTGTGAAGAAGGCTGAGAAGAGCGATGAGATCGTCATCCGTGTCAACGAAGGCACCGGCAAAGCCGCTTCCAACGTAGAAGTTTCCCTGGGTGAAGGCATTGAAAGCGCCCGTGAGATCTATGCTTCGGAAGAGGAGATCGGTCCGGCCACAGTCAAGGACGGCAAACTGGTATTTGACATCGGCGCTTACGGCGTCAAGAGTTTCGCCGTTACCCTGAAGGAGCCCACTGAGAAAGCTGACGCCCGTCAGATGACACCGGTGGATCTGCCTTACAACATCGACGCTTACTCCAGTAATGACAACAAGATGGATGGTTCCATCAACGCCCTCAACGAAACCTATCCCTCTGAACTGGTGCCTGATTCTGTTCTGAGCAGCGGCATCACCTATCAGATGGGCAGCAAAGAGGACGGACAGAACAATGCCGTAGCCGCCAAAGGCCAGACCATCACCCTGCCGGAAGGCTACAACACACTGCATCTGTTGGCCGCTTCCACCCAGGGCGATAAGGACGTCACCTTCCGCGTAGGCGACAAGGATGTCACCCTCAACATCGGCGATTACAAAGAGAATATCGCCGCTTGGGACCAATATTCCTTGGGCATCACCGGCTACGTAAAAGAGCAGGATCCCGCTTTGTGGGCCACCCATCGCCACACCAATGGTGATGATAACATCGCTGCTTCTACCTACATGTTCGCTTATGACTTAGATATCTCCGGCGCATCCACCATCACCCTGCCGGATGACGACAGCATCATCATCTTTGCCGCCACTGCAGAAAATGATGCGGCTAAGACAGAAGCTGTCAGCGAACTGTACGACCATCGCGAACGTACCGATGAGACCACCGGCGCTTTCACCGGCTATTCCAGCTTTGAAGACGGCGATCCGGAAGCTCTGACCAACGTGCTTAACAATCAGAATAACACCTCTAACGTCACCAGCGGCGTCACTGATGAGGACGCTTATACGGGTACTCATTCCTTTAAGCTGTCTGGTAACGACAAC
This genomic window contains:
- the cas1c gene encoding type I-C CRISPR-associated endonuclease Cas1c gives rise to the protein MRILLNTLFVLSEDAYLSLDGENVVILKEEGPVSRFPLHTLEAILCFSYKGASPALMGACAQRNICLSFYSPRGKFYCQTAGQSLGNVLLRREQFRRADSPLACRDLAQFFLTGKLYNSRWVLERTIRDHALRVDVDRLKDVSRMLGSAIKSLQDQPNTDAMRGVEGAAASQYFSVFDHLILQNKSDFFFQGRSRRPPLDRMNAILSFVYTLLASDCAAALRGVGLDPYVGFLHTDRSGRASLALDLMEELRPVLGDRFALTLVNSRMIHPNQFELQDSGAVFLNEAGRKAVLSAWQEKKRDTLTHPFLREKIPWGLVPYLQALLLSRYLRGDLDAYPPFLWK
- a CDS encoding MarR family winged helix-turn-helix transcriptional regulator, which produces MENTFHMLLYRAFHAQRNYLRPFLDDIGLGSGQPKLIAYLAEKGPCHQRQLADYFEVDPAAICRMLDSLEKGGFIVRQVDLSNRRAGLVGLTDKGILANQMWQNHCRDMEQVLLNGFSSLEKEQFAQYLARAYHNFHQHRQS
- a CDS encoding ABC transporter ATP-binding protein — protein: MNDLKRLLHYLGPYRKDMILGALLVFAETLFELIIPILMADIIDVGVANHDIPFILQKGIQMGICAILSLLTGLLYARYAARASYGFGSRIREAQYEKLQHYSFANLDHFETSSLVTRMTTDVTVLQNAINGGFRPMARGPVMLILGVGLSFWMNAKLAIVFLVCTPILALTLFFIVRKVSPMYHRLQKAMDRLNDVVQEGLTAIRAVKAFVRGDYEEEKFKSVNDDLMQTSQRTFHFAVLNLPAFQFTMYAAAVLIMWFGGNMILQSQLQVGDLTGFLSYVLQVMNALMMISSVFLLLTRSLASAKRIVEVLDEEPTLSSPKESLSQVPDGSVRFEHVSFRYSKDAQEDALSDISLTIPSGQTVGILGGTGSAKTTLVQLIPRLYDATEGSVLVGGNDVRKYDVEALRDAVGIVLQKNVLFSGTVRENLLWGNESADDETLWEACRAACADEFLKRMPKGLDTDLGQGGVNVSGGQKQRLCIARTLLKHPKILIFDDSTSAVDTATEGRIRASLAQMKDMTKIIIAQRVTSVMDTDQIIILDDGKIHAIGTHHDLLDHDPIYQEIYASQMKGGDPHGAEQCKTS
- the cas2 gene encoding CRISPR-associated endonuclease Cas2, whose translation is MLVLITYDVSTDTAAGRKRLHKVAKTCVNWGQRVQNSVFECKVDAAQYAQLKDLLSQIIDLEKDSIRFYNLGDRYHRRIEHMGIRSGYDVEGVLMV
- a CDS encoding ABC transporter ATP-binding protein, yielding MAQNNAKRPKNLGSTIGSLLSYMGRHKLLLLVVAVLVTVSALANLLGTYMIRPVVNNLADGSLQTLAIGVLVTAAIYGIGVLAAYGYTQTMVKAAQKVLFDIRRDLFSHLQTLPLRFFDTQRHGDIMSYFTNDVDTISEALNNSFTMVIQSFIQIVGTFVLLFVLNWRLSLVAVVCYGAMFFYIRYSGKRSKQYFTRQQVILGDLDGYVEEMIGGQKVVKVFNHEEENLKTFREKNEKLRKAGTSAQTYAATMIPAIVSISYINYAIVAVLGGIMAMNGQTDVGSLASYLVFVRQAAMPLNQFTQQSNFLLAALAGAERIFDAMKQQPEVDEGTIDLVNVRDQDGKLTACNEKTGRWAWSETGKQLVPLKGDVRFEHVTFSYDGKHPILKDISLYAKPGQKIAFVGSTGAGKTTITNLINRFYDVQEGRLLYDGIDVRSIRKDALRRSLGMVLQDTHLFTGTIADNIRFGKLDATQDEIIHAAKIANAHSFIRRLPQGYDTVLTSDGANLSQGQRQLLAIARAAVADPPVLILDEATSSIDTRTEALIEKGMDRLMEGRTVFVIAHRLSTVRNADAILVLEHGQIVERGCHEELLAQKGEYYQLYNGMFELS